One stretch of Paenibacillus sp. AN1007 DNA includes these proteins:
- a CDS encoding family 78 glycoside hydrolase catalytic domain codes for MHELWNGTIKTPYLQFYAVFTITKDSSGAVQLVVETEPMNLNLSFEQVRLNENVLSAKGIDPSGQSYDIELTFQHQTCTGSISLPYMGTVQFSGEKGRGASLNEKLQKYGETSVQENRYWRGKWIWDVRQPEEQANTEHRLVYFRKSFHIGESISPKLVINISADSRYRLYVNGTSVSIGPCKGDMHTTYYESVDVSEYLFPGNNVLAVKVLRYPAMEPFKIGEGGPISVWRSQSAGLLIEASLRDENGTEIMPLHSDANWRTYRHQGYRHVSKELIRWMGGVEEVEGNGAPQGWEFPYYDDSSWEHAVPFAETRGFAGILSPWNLLPRPIPFMYEEEKQFVEVTKATGVGVEEAEQFLQNTLDNTSSLLIPSGHKIQVDLDAGELTTAYLNIRMRNGRGAKVRLMGAECYEPHESTEMQRKKGDREDNTGQLMGEFDTYIAAGQVNENVMDEVYEPFWFRTFRYVRLEIETEDTPLELLQLSYRETGYPLEVKAQFESSDQELNKIWDLSIRTLQLCMHETYEDCPYYEQLQYAMDSRLMMLFTYNVSGDDRMARRTIDDFYRSRQPSGLLQARFPSVEPQVIPSFSLYWVDMISEHFEFNGDLQLVEQYRPAIIELMDWFYTRLTDDGIVGVTSNRFWTYFDWVDAWPLGAPPESVDRPMFLLSFMYAAALRKSAALLHAAGWSQTASTMESRAEQVCNALRKLAWSEERQLFRDMPGLEIYSQHTQIISILAGAIEGEEARRLMERTLDEPIHQVTLPFSYLMIQALKKVGLQHKIFGLWDRWRVFTSQGLTTLPEMEVNPRSDCHAWSAVPLAEFPATILGVSPADPGSTSIKIEPHVGKLEWAKGSVATKQGLVEIEWRIKEHQFLLQAKLPIATSAIVKLPDGTEHALRGAKTFSCFISQD; via the coding sequence ATGCATGAATTATGGAATGGAACCATTAAGACGCCCTACCTTCAGTTTTATGCCGTATTTACAATCACTAAAGACAGCAGCGGGGCTGTTCAGCTTGTAGTAGAAACGGAACCGATGAATCTAAACCTTTCTTTTGAACAGGTTCGTTTGAATGAAAACGTACTTTCGGCAAAAGGAATAGATCCATCAGGTCAGTCTTATGACATCGAACTTACTTTTCAACATCAAACTTGTACTGGATCAATATCTTTACCATACATGGGAACAGTTCAGTTCTCAGGTGAAAAAGGGCGGGGGGCTTCCTTAAACGAGAAGCTTCAGAAATATGGTGAAACTTCTGTTCAGGAGAACCGGTACTGGAGAGGGAAATGGATATGGGATGTAAGGCAGCCGGAGGAGCAGGCAAATACTGAGCATCGCCTTGTGTATTTCAGAAAAAGCTTCCACATCGGTGAATCGATATCACCCAAATTAGTGATTAATATTTCTGCAGATAGCAGATACAGACTCTATGTTAACGGTACATCCGTTTCGATCGGCCCTTGTAAAGGCGATATGCATACTACATATTACGAATCCGTAGATGTAAGTGAATATCTTTTTCCAGGTAACAACGTACTCGCAGTAAAGGTGCTCCGTTATCCTGCGATGGAACCATTCAAAATTGGAGAGGGAGGCCCCATTTCCGTTTGGCGCTCACAGTCTGCTGGCCTGCTAATAGAGGCCTCTTTACGAGACGAAAACGGCACTGAGATAATGCCACTCCACTCTGATGCAAACTGGCGTACCTACCGTCATCAAGGATACAGACATGTATCCAAAGAGCTAATTCGTTGGATGGGAGGCGTAGAAGAAGTAGAAGGGAATGGCGCACCGCAAGGCTGGGAGTTCCCTTATTATGATGATTCTAGCTGGGAACATGCTGTCCCATTTGCCGAGACACGTGGATTCGCCGGGATCCTTAGTCCATGGAACTTGTTACCTCGACCCATACCATTTATGTACGAAGAAGAAAAACAATTTGTTGAAGTAACAAAAGCAACGGGTGTGGGAGTCGAAGAGGCTGAACAGTTTCTACAAAATACGCTTGATAACACATCATCGCTGCTAATCCCAAGCGGACATAAAATCCAGGTGGATTTAGATGCTGGAGAATTGACAACCGCTTATCTCAACATACGGATGCGCAATGGCCGAGGTGCTAAAGTGAGATTGATGGGCGCCGAGTGTTATGAACCTCACGAGAGCACTGAAATGCAGCGAAAAAAAGGAGATCGAGAAGATAACACCGGACAGTTAATGGGTGAATTCGATACCTATATTGCTGCAGGACAAGTAAATGAAAATGTAATGGATGAGGTATACGAGCCCTTCTGGTTCAGAACATTCCGTTACGTTCGTTTGGAAATTGAAACAGAAGATACACCACTTGAATTGCTGCAGTTGTCGTACCGAGAAACCGGATATCCATTAGAAGTAAAAGCTCAATTTGAATCTTCAGATCAAGAACTTAACAAGATATGGGATCTGAGCATTCGAACCTTACAACTTTGTATGCACGAAACTTATGAAGATTGTCCTTATTACGAACAGCTCCAGTATGCGATGGATAGTCGACTCATGATGTTGTTTACGTATAATGTTAGCGGCGATGACAGAATGGCAAGGAGAACCATAGACGATTTTTATCGATCCAGACAACCTTCCGGATTACTTCAAGCACGTTTTCCATCGGTAGAGCCTCAAGTCATTCCATCCTTTTCACTTTACTGGGTGGATATGATCTCAGAGCATTTTGAGTTTAATGGAGACCTGCAATTAGTGGAACAATATCGACCTGCCATCATTGAATTAATGGATTGGTTTTATACAAGATTAACGGATGACGGAATCGTTGGTGTAACTTCAAACCGATTCTGGACCTATTTCGATTGGGTTGATGCATGGCCGCTGGGTGCCCCGCCTGAGAGCGTGGATCGTCCCATGTTTTTGCTGAGTTTCATGTATGCAGCAGCGTTAAGGAAATCCGCAGCATTATTACATGCTGCAGGCTGGAGTCAAACTGCATCAACGATGGAATCGAGAGCAGAACAAGTGTGTAATGCCTTGAGAAAGCTTGCCTGGTCTGAAGAACGTCAGTTATTTCGCGATATGCCTGGGCTGGAGATATATAGTCAGCACACTCAGATTATATCGATCCTTGCAGGAGCAATCGAAGGAGAAGAAGCCCGACGACTGATGGAACGCACACTGGATGAGCCAATTCACCAGGTAACGCTGCCGTTCTCGTATTTAATGATTCAAGCTTTAAAGAAAGTGGGCCTACAGCATAAAATATTTGGACTGTGGGATCGCTGGCGTGTATTCACTTCACAAGGTTTGACGACACTTCCAGAGATGGAAGTGAATCCAAGAAGCGATTGTCATGCTTGGAGTGCAGTTCCGCTCGCTGAATTCCCAGCTACTATACTTGGTGTATCACCCGCCGATCCGGGATCAACTAGCATTAAAATCGAGCCGCACGTGGGGAAGTTAGAGTGGGCGAAGGGCAGTGTTGCAACAAAGCAAGGATTGGTTGAGATCGAATGGCGTATAAAGGAGCATCAATTTTTACTTCAAGCTAAATTGCCTATAGCAACTTCGGCTATAGTTAAGCTTCCAGATGGTACGGAGCATGCATTGCGTGGAGCAAAAACCTTCAGCTGCTTTATCTCTCAAGACTAA
- a CDS encoding alpha/beta hydrolase codes for MDLLTPYIVEGNNSFPAMIICPGGAYSTRAYHEGEPVALWLNRIGISAFVLNYRVSPHQHPAPLEDAQTAIRLVRANASEWNVDPKRVGIMGFSAGGHLASTVGTHFDLGNPHSNDPIHQQSSRPDLMVLGYPVITMNDEFTSKGSREALLGERQTDPDLLNLLSNEKQITADTPPVFLWHTVEDNGVPLENSLLFANGLRKHNIPFALHLFESGMHGIGLAEDHLEAQHWPVLCEEWLKKRRFIATNAQWGSFSTLGDMLSNEKARAILNKYLPELVQSPHLDYTKGFTLKMLSSFPHSPVSQEILQSIHAELKL; via the coding sequence ATGGATTTGCTAACACCATATATAGTAGAAGGAAATAACTCTTTCCCTGCCATGATTATCTGTCCAGGTGGTGCTTACTCCACAAGAGCATATCATGAAGGGGAGCCAGTCGCATTGTGGCTTAATCGTATAGGTATCTCGGCTTTTGTATTGAACTACAGAGTATCTCCACACCAACACCCTGCTCCGCTAGAGGATGCTCAGACAGCCATCCGTCTTGTTAGAGCAAACGCATCTGAATGGAATGTGGATCCAAAAAGGGTTGGCATCATGGGATTCTCCGCAGGAGGTCACCTTGCATCGACAGTAGGGACCCATTTTGATCTCGGAAATCCTCATTCGAATGATCCAATCCATCAGCAAAGCAGTCGTCCTGACCTCATGGTCCTTGGCTATCCAGTCATCACAATGAACGATGAATTTACCAGTAAAGGCAGTCGAGAAGCGCTTTTGGGAGAGCGGCAAACAGATCCCGATCTACTGAATCTGTTATCCAACGAAAAGCAAATTACTGCAGATACGCCGCCGGTGTTTTTATGGCATACGGTTGAAGATAACGGTGTACCTTTGGAAAACAGTCTCCTGTTCGCAAATGGTCTCCGTAAGCATAATATTCCGTTTGCACTACATCTGTTCGAAAGTGGCATGCATGGAATTGGCTTGGCAGAAGATCATCTTGAGGCGCAGCATTGGCCCGTTTTGTGCGAGGAATGGTTGAAGAAAAGAAGGTTTATTGCAACCAATGCCCAATGGGGATCATTTTCGACTTTGGGCGATATGTTGAGTAATGAGAAGGCTAGAGCAATATTGAATAAATACCTGCCCGAACTGGTACAGTCTCCGCACCTTGATTATACCAAAGGCTTTACTCTTAAAATGCTTTCTTCATTTCCTCATTCCCCTGTATCCCAAGAAATATTACAGTCAATTCACGCTGAATTGAAGCTTTAA
- a CDS encoding nucleotide sugar dehydrogenase, with protein MNVKDSIDITVVGLGFVGLTAALGFAEKGYSVKAYDSDIYKTIELSKGELPFHEPGLSTMLNKHLNENVVLCDSLEESLSDAKLIFISVGTPYLEGAGLDLSMLLNVVKDICRFSSKDSYPSIIVKSTIPPGTMRTKIKPVIEDYGLRVGQDIGLAYNPEFLREGNAWDDFMHPDRIIIGELDRVTSDSLVKLYESFTVPYAQVSAETAEMLKFSSNALLATMISFANEQALIAEHIGQVNIPELFRLLHMDKRWSGSPAGMINYVYLGCGFGGYCLPKDTLALKNAANQHGVEAKVLNAVMEVNLDISEHTVRKVIRSLKHRDEQIGILGLAFKPGSDDVRHSPAVGIIEALLDEGCTNLSAYDPMAMRNFEEHYGYPLKMANSLDEIAAGSDICVIVTAWPEFQVLTDHASNIRIIDARYMLENKEASFIYSVQ; from the coding sequence ATGAATGTGAAAGATTCCATAGATATTACTGTTGTTGGATTAGGTTTTGTTGGACTAACCGCGGCGCTGGGGTTTGCGGAAAAAGGCTATTCGGTAAAGGCATATGACTCGGATATCTATAAAACAATAGAATTGAGCAAGGGTGAACTTCCATTTCATGAGCCAGGTTTATCCACTATGCTGAACAAACATTTGAATGAAAATGTAGTACTGTGTGACAGTCTGGAGGAATCCCTTTCCGATGCTAAACTGATTTTTATAAGTGTCGGTACTCCTTACCTTGAAGGAGCAGGCCTTGATCTGTCTATGCTGCTTAATGTGGTTAAAGACATATGTCGATTTTCATCTAAAGATTCATATCCAAGCATCATAGTCAAATCAACTATACCCCCAGGCACGATGCGCACCAAGATCAAGCCAGTTATAGAGGATTACGGACTTCGAGTTGGACAAGATATCGGCTTGGCATACAATCCGGAATTTTTGAGAGAAGGTAACGCTTGGGATGACTTTATGCATCCTGATCGAATCATCATAGGTGAATTAGATCGGGTAACGTCAGATTCACTTGTAAAGCTCTATGAAAGTTTTACTGTGCCATATGCCCAAGTGAGCGCAGAAACAGCAGAAATGCTCAAATTTTCTTCCAATGCATTGCTCGCAACGATGATCAGCTTCGCAAATGAACAGGCACTAATTGCAGAACATATAGGACAGGTGAATATACCTGAGTTATTCCGCCTCTTGCACATGGATAAACGTTGGTCAGGGTCTCCGGCTGGAATGATAAATTATGTTTATCTCGGCTGCGGATTCGGAGGATATTGTCTTCCTAAGGACACTCTTGCTCTGAAAAATGCGGCAAATCAACATGGTGTTGAAGCAAAGGTATTGAACGCTGTTATGGAAGTAAATCTTGATATATCTGAACACACGGTCAGAAAAGTAATCAGAAGTCTAAAACATCGGGATGAACAAATCGGCATACTCGGTTTAGCTTTCAAACCTGGCAGTGATGATGTTAGACACTCCCCTGCTGTAGGGATTATCGAAGCACTTCTGGATGAGGGATGTACGAACCTCTCTGCTTATGATCCGATGGCTATGAGGAATTTTGAAGAGCACTACGGTTATCCATTAAAGATGGCAAACTCCCTGGATGAAATCGCAGCAGGTAGTGATATTTGTGTCATTGTTACTGCCTGGCCAGAGTTTCAAGTTCTAACCGATCATGCGAGCAACATTCGGATAATAGATGCAAGGTACATGCTTGAAAACAAAGAAGCAAGCTTTATTTATAGTGTTCAATAA
- a CDS encoding NAD-dependent epimerase/dehydratase family protein: protein MENMGLDSIEHDQSRTFNLHWEPGFFGNEIIEEDLNYITQKLEQRHLFSGCRFLITGGGGFIGYYLVLALLHINRSGMPIKHITVLDRFPKGIPSWLERLQAVGEPLTAAVFDVTTDSFSDYISGTDYIFHMASIASPSFYRKYPLRTLEANVFGLQRLLHACLSHQPKGILYFSSSEIYGNPDPEYIPTSEQYNGNVATIGPRACYDESKRMGETICSLYYQEHQLPVRIVRPFNNYGPGLELSDQRAAADFAKAIKEKRAIDILSDGTPTRTYCYIADAIVGYFKVITHSEFDVFNIGADSQEISVSRLAQLFAECSRVLTGYFPAVTYQKSADPHYLTHNPQRRCPSIEKARKLLRFNPEIGLEQGIRRYLISCGVGR, encoded by the coding sequence ATGGAAAATATGGGGTTAGATTCAATAGAACATGACCAATCTCGTACATTCAACCTTCACTGGGAGCCTGGTTTCTTCGGAAACGAAATCATTGAAGAAGACTTGAACTATATAACTCAAAAATTGGAGCAGAGACATTTATTTTCAGGATGTCGGTTTTTAATTACCGGAGGTGGAGGTTTTATTGGTTACTACCTCGTGCTTGCCCTTTTACATATAAACAGGTCAGGCATGCCGATTAAACATATTACTGTTTTGGATCGTTTTCCTAAAGGAATCCCTTCATGGCTTGAACGACTTCAGGCCGTAGGGGAGCCCTTAACTGCAGCTGTCTTTGACGTGACTACGGATTCATTTTCTGATTATATTTCGGGGACTGATTATATCTTTCACATGGCATCCATCGCATCACCATCATTTTACCGGAAGTATCCACTGCGTACGCTGGAGGCTAATGTATTTGGCTTGCAGCGTCTGTTACATGCTTGTCTGTCTCACCAACCGAAAGGCATATTATATTTTTCAAGCAGCGAGATTTATGGTAATCCCGATCCAGAGTATATACCCACCTCAGAACAATACAACGGTAATGTAGCTACCATTGGGCCGAGGGCTTGTTATGATGAGTCCAAGCGGATGGGAGAAACGATCTGCTCGTTGTATTATCAAGAGCATCAGCTCCCGGTGCGTATTGTTCGCCCCTTCAACAATTATGGTCCCGGGCTTGAGCTGAGTGATCAGAGAGCTGCTGCAGACTTTGCCAAAGCGATCAAAGAAAAGCGAGCAATTGATATTCTATCAGATGGTACACCAACCCGAACGTATTGTTACATTGCGGATGCCATCGTGGGGTATTTTAAAGTCATAACTCATTCTGAATTTGATGTATTTAATATTGGAGCCGATTCCCAAGAAATCAGCGTATCCCGTCTGGCACAACTATTTGCTGAATGTTCAAGGGTACTAACAGGGTATTTTCCTGCAGTTACATATCAAAAATCAGCTGATCCCCATTATTTGACTCATAACCCACAACGAAGATGCCCCAGCATTGAAAAAGCGAGAAAACTACTTCGTTTCAATCCTGAAATCGGATTAGAACAAGGAATCCGGCGTTACTTGATCAGTTGCGGGGTGGGGAGATGA
- the rfbF gene encoding glucose-1-phosphate cytidylyltransferase, translating to MKTVILCGGLGTRLAEETRVRPKPMVEIGDMPILCHIMHIYSSQGFHEFELALGYKSNYIKKYFLDYPFLYNDFSVSLDQNQTDLLTATKLNWKINLIDTGQATMTGGRIARLKQRLHGEPFMLTYGDGIGDIDLHKLISFHKSHGKLVTVTAVRPKARFGIMKCQDRTVTSFQEKGQLSDEWINAGFFVMEPKVLDYIHGDQTELERHVLPELAHQGQLMAYYHEGYWACMDTIRDKQELEQLWEEGNAPWKIWG from the coding sequence ATGAAAACAGTGATTCTATGTGGAGGTTTAGGTACAAGACTTGCAGAGGAAACGAGAGTACGCCCTAAACCTATGGTTGAGATCGGTGACATGCCAATTTTGTGCCACATTATGCATATCTATAGTTCGCAGGGGTTTCATGAGTTCGAGCTCGCTCTGGGATATAAATCTAATTATATCAAAAAGTATTTTCTGGATTACCCGTTTTTATATAATGATTTCTCGGTGAGTCTGGATCAAAATCAAACCGATTTACTAACAGCAACAAAACTGAACTGGAAAATCAATCTAATCGATACGGGACAAGCCACAATGACCGGGGGAAGAATAGCGCGATTGAAACAGCGTCTACACGGTGAACCCTTTATGTTAACTTATGGCGACGGTATCGGAGATATCGATCTTCATAAGCTGATAAGCTTTCATAAAAGTCATGGCAAGCTTGTAACCGTAACAGCAGTTAGACCCAAAGCCCGCTTTGGCATAATGAAATGTCAGGATCGTACAGTAACTTCCTTTCAAGAGAAGGGGCAGTTATCTGATGAATGGATAAACGCGGGTTTTTTTGTTATGGAACCAAAGGTATTGGATTATATCCATGGAGATCAGACAGAATTAGAGCGCCATGTGTTACCAGAACTTGCTCATCAGGGACAATTAATGGCCTATTATCATGAAGGTTATTGGGCATGTATGGATACGATTCGGGACAAACAGGAATTGGAACAATTATGGGAGGAAGGGAATGCACCATGGAAAATATGGGGTTAG
- a CDS encoding Gfo/Idh/MocA family oxidoreductase — MQCIIPAWLIVADSYMNELNKNTCRLGILGSAAIVSRAVLDVISHIPQVEVVAIANRTRSKALHLAQRYSIPHVLHSLEEVLEHPHVDAVYIALSNDLHMEWVLCALEAGKHVLVEKPAGLGKEDAQQLASALKQSPSLVFMEGIITAHHPWQAALKAIVNSGQYGLLNRTETRISIPAPKSHRDNYRSVRLKGGGCFNDLGCYWLQWIQHLVGLEGSRVSAFSNFDGPDGCDWTFNAKLRYGNGFEANVLTSFELPYKAMHTLYFERATVVVPNFFKPLTGFYSLKIRLNDSNPQTYLKQFEPMNYYVNQLQAFANRCLHPDVRQAEGHLSVERMIWHQTIMEYAQQHATMNRETGNEGSHF, encoded by the coding sequence ATGCAATGTATTATACCTGCATGGCTCATCGTCGCTGACTCATATATGAACGAGCTCAACAAAAACACTTGCCGGCTTGGCATACTTGGCAGTGCAGCTATCGTTAGCCGTGCTGTTTTGGATGTCATTTCGCATATACCACAGGTGGAGGTAGTAGCCATAGCTAATCGTACCCGCTCGAAGGCACTTCACCTGGCCCAACGATACTCCATCCCTCATGTCCTGCACTCTCTTGAGGAGGTACTGGAGCATCCGCATGTTGATGCCGTTTATATTGCACTTAGCAATGACCTCCATATGGAATGGGTTTTATGTGCACTTGAGGCTGGCAAACATGTGCTTGTAGAAAAACCTGCAGGATTAGGGAAGGAGGATGCCCAGCAGCTTGCGAGTGCTCTGAAGCAATCTCCTTCACTCGTCTTCATGGAAGGGATAATAACTGCACATCATCCCTGGCAAGCTGCTCTCAAAGCCATTGTAAACTCTGGTCAATACGGCTTGTTAAATCGGACAGAAACCCGTATTAGCATTCCAGCACCCAAAAGTCATCGTGATAATTATCGTAGTGTGAGACTTAAAGGCGGAGGCTGCTTTAATGACCTTGGTTGTTACTGGCTTCAATGGATACAGCATTTGGTAGGCCTGGAAGGAAGTCGAGTTTCAGCTTTTTCTAATTTTGATGGCCCCGATGGCTGTGACTGGACGTTTAATGCCAAACTTCGATATGGTAATGGGTTTGAAGCGAATGTTTTGACTTCATTCGAACTCCCTTATAAAGCCATGCATACGCTTTACTTTGAGCGGGCAACAGTGGTTGTTCCGAACTTTTTCAAACCATTAACAGGCTTCTACAGCTTGAAAATCCGTCTGAACGATTCTAATCCGCAGACTTATTTAAAACAATTTGAACCCATGAATTATTATGTGAATCAACTACAGGCCTTCGCCAATCGCTGTCTTCACCCTGATGTTCGGCAAGCTGAAGGACATTTAAGTGTGGAACGAATGATATGGCATCAAACGATTATGGAATACGCACAGCAACATGCAACAATGAATCGCGAAACCGGAAACGAAGGGAGTCACTTCTAA
- a CDS encoding radical SAM protein: MQPNSRVEMDDKSFEILKRTMRNVVIPHRERKLNPSFKMDMPEVVALKLTNRCNLRCKHCYQWNESGYHHDMDKTEQNMDMDLAVFQRVLEETHHTKSRLYLWGGEPLFHRDIRGILDLLEKDPRETTICTNAYLIEKFEDELCRISPHLELLIAIEGFEKEHDLIRGKGSFDKVMKQIDRLMELRKEGKFQGKISIHTVINDSMIGQLHPLMKFFEEKGIDLVLLCFPWYISHETSAEMDTFFQENFNWLHPMDQQHRSSWHAFKYHIKPEHIPALMMELSAINEHTWKTRIRYQPGLDFDEIEDFVSGRSMTSRCASNCLALSTRADITPTGNVSACKFFSEFSVGNLHDQSLSDIWHSKAYDQIRTTLGKQLSPACSKCNVLYLHGSSSLTHI, encoded by the coding sequence ATGCAGCCTAACAGTCGGGTAGAAATGGATGATAAATCATTTGAGATTTTGAAACGAACGATGAGAAATGTGGTTATTCCGCATAGAGAGCGAAAGCTAAACCCTTCATTTAAGATGGACATGCCCGAAGTGGTTGCGTTAAAACTGACCAATCGATGCAATCTGCGATGCAAGCACTGTTATCAGTGGAATGAGTCGGGCTACCATCATGATATGGATAAAACGGAACAAAATATGGACATGGACCTTGCTGTTTTTCAGCGAGTATTGGAAGAAACTCATCATACGAAGTCCAGACTGTATTTATGGGGTGGAGAACCGCTTTTCCACCGGGATATTCGTGGTATTCTCGACTTGCTTGAAAAAGACCCCCGAGAAACAACGATTTGTACTAACGCATACCTGATCGAGAAATTTGAAGATGAGTTGTGTCGTATCTCACCTCACCTTGAGTTACTTATTGCCATTGAAGGGTTTGAGAAAGAACATGATCTGATACGTGGAAAAGGATCATTTGACAAAGTGATGAAACAGATCGACCGGCTGATGGAGCTGCGTAAAGAAGGAAAGTTTCAGGGGAAAATATCGATACACACGGTAATTAACGACAGTATGATTGGTCAACTACATCCATTAATGAAATTCTTTGAAGAAAAAGGGATTGATCTGGTTTTATTATGTTTCCCCTGGTATATCTCACATGAAACGTCGGCAGAAATGGATACCTTTTTTCAGGAAAACTTTAATTGGCTTCATCCCATGGACCAGCAGCACCGCAGCAGCTGGCATGCTTTTAAATATCACATCAAACCCGAGCATATTCCAGCATTAATGATGGAACTCAGTGCAATTAATGAACATACATGGAAAACACGGATTCGATATCAGCCTGGACTGGACTTTGATGAAATTGAAGATTTCGTGAGTGGTCGTTCAATGACTTCACGCTGTGCTTCGAATTGTTTGGCACTGAGCACAAGAGCAGATATTACACCAACAGGCAATGTAAGTGCCTGTAAGTTTTTCTCCGAATTTTCTGTAGGCAACTTGCATGATCAATCATTATCCGATATTTGGCATTCGAAAGCTTATGATCAAATACGAACCACATTAGGAAAACAGTTGTCCCCCGCCTGTTCAAAATGCAATGTATTATACCTGCATGGCTCATCGTCGCTGACTCATATATGA
- a CDS encoding radical SAM protein: MQIESTITMPKLDVSLPKWVFLQLLESCNLRCRMCYEWGENGPYREYKVLNQLSIDVIRDIIATCKPAQPYYELYGGEPLLHPQIGEILQAIHESGSKVHFPTNGTLLEKHAEMLIQYAPERIWISLDGPEEINDAQRGKGVFKKAIRGINKLLSLREQAGSAYPQIGISTVVTPANHRHLQRFFFESIDISKLDCISIELQAYITEENHQQYSGILRKEFGVQEAPLSKGFVCDPAIFSDMDAGLIEKQVQRLAEFCEKNNKYMNTYPQMMSEDNIRKYFSADWHSMTHIKKRCPFPWISTEINARGDVTSCHAYYDLTLGNVNDESIAAIWRGEKYKQYRRYLRKHLLPICQGCCLFYNEKP, from the coding sequence ATGCAGATCGAATCCACAATAACCATGCCAAAGCTTGATGTCTCATTACCCAAGTGGGTTTTTTTACAACTGCTTGAGAGCTGTAATCTTCGATGCAGAATGTGTTACGAATGGGGAGAGAACGGTCCTTATCGTGAGTATAAGGTTTTAAACCAGTTAAGTATCGATGTGATTCGTGATATTATCGCAACCTGTAAACCTGCACAACCTTACTATGAGCTCTACGGAGGGGAACCTCTGCTGCATCCTCAAATTGGTGAAATACTTCAGGCCATTCATGAATCAGGAAGCAAAGTTCATTTCCCGACGAATGGAACGCTTTTGGAGAAACATGCGGAGATGTTAATTCAATATGCGCCTGAGCGAATATGGATTTCACTCGATGGTCCTGAAGAAATTAATGATGCTCAGCGTGGTAAGGGTGTGTTTAAAAAAGCTATTCGCGGAATCAACAAACTGCTTTCCTTGAGAGAACAAGCAGGAAGTGCGTATCCGCAGATCGGTATTAGTACAGTTGTTACACCTGCAAATCACCGGCATCTGCAACGATTTTTCTTTGAATCCATTGATATTTCCAAGCTGGATTGCATCAGTATTGAGCTGCAGGCTTATATAACGGAGGAAAACCATCAACAGTATAGCGGGATTCTCAGAAAAGAATTTGGAGTACAAGAGGCGCCTCTATCCAAAGGATTTGTTTGTGATCCAGCCATTTTTTCGGACATGGATGCGGGTCTGATTGAGAAACAAGTCCAGCGTCTAGCTGAATTTTGCGAAAAAAACAACAAATATATGAATACGTATCCTCAAATGATGTCGGAGGATAACATCAGGAAATACTTTTCCGCAGACTGGCATTCGATGACGCATATCAAAAAACGCTGCCCTTTTCCGTGGATAAGCACCGAAATTAACGCCAGAGGTGATGTTACGTCCTGTCATGCTTATTATGATCTTACGCTGGGCAACGTTAATGATGAGAGCATTGCTGCGATCTGGAGAGGGGAAAAGTACAAGCAATATCGGCGTTACCTTCGTAAGCATCTTTTGCCTATATGCCAAGGATGCTGCCTGTTTTATAACGAAAAACCGTAA